From Dendropsophus ebraccatus isolate aDenEbr1 chromosome 2, aDenEbr1.pat, whole genome shotgun sequence, a single genomic window includes:
- the RALBP1 gene encoding ralA-binding protein 1 gives MTECFLPPTSSPSEHRRAEHGGGLARTPSSEEISPTKFPGLYRTGEPSPPHDILHEPPDVVSDDEKDHGKKKGKFKKKEKRTEGYAAFQEDSSGDEAESPSKMKRSKGIHVFKKPSFSKKKEKDFKIKEKPKEDKHKEDKHKDKKSKDLTAADVVKQWKEKKKKKKPTPDPEPPPVDVPRLRPVFGIPLAAAAERTMMCDGIRLPAVFRECIDFIEQHGMKCEGIYRVSGIKSKVDELKAAYDREESPNLDDYEPYTVASLLKQYLRELPENVLTKELMPKFEEACGKSSEAERLQECLRLLKELPDCNFYLISWLIVHMDHVIEKELETKMNIQNISIVLSPTVQISNRVLYVFFTHVQELFGGTVIKKVVKPLRWSNMATMPALPDTQETIKEEIRRQEFLLNCLHRDLQAGIKDLSKEERLWEVQRILTALKRKLREAKRQDCETKIAQEIASLSKEDVSKEEMTENEEEVLNILLAQENEILTEQEELVAMEQFLRRQIATEKEEIDRLRAEISEIQSRQQHGRSETEEYSSESESESEDEEELQIILEDLQRQNEELEIKNNHLNQAIHEEREAIIELRVQLRLLQIQRLKSEQLQDEEEPGKAGSRSQLQRDATSETKTKEQVRPSPIKDWKETLI, from the exons ATGACTGAGTGCTTTCTGCCTCCCACCAGTAGCCCCAGTGAACATCGGAGGGCTGAGCATGGTGGGGGACTGGCTCGTACACCTAGCTCAGAAGAAATCAGCCCAACTAAATTCCCTGGACTGTACCGCACCGGCGAGCCATCGCCTCCTCATGACATCCTCCATGAGCCACCTGATGTAGTGTCTGATGATGAAAAAGACCATGGCAAGAAGAAAGGGAAATTTAAGAAGAAGGAGAAAAGAA CTGAGGGTTATGCCGCCTTCCAGGAGGACAGTTCCGGTGATGAAGCAGAGAGCCCGTCCAAAATGAAGAGGTCCAAGGGAATCCATGTATTTAAGAAACCAAGTTTTTCTAAGAAGAAGGAGAAAGACTTCAAAATAAAAGAGAAACCTAAAGAAGACAAGCACAAAGAAGACAAGCACAAAGACAAGAAGTCCAAGGATCTAACTGCTGCAGATGTAGTAAAGCAatggaaagagaaaaagaaaaaaaagaagcccACCCCAGATCCAGAACCCCCACCTGTAGATGTGCCCAGGCTGAGGCCAGTATTTGGTATTCCACTGGCCGCGGCCGCAGAAAGAACCATGATGTGTGATGGGATTCGGCTGCCGGCAGTATTTCGGGAATGCATTGATTTCATTGAACAACATGGCATGAAATGTGAAGGCATCTACAGAGTGTCAG GAATCAAGTCAAAGGTGGATGAGTTAAAAGCCGCATATGACCGCGAGGAGTCTCCAAACCTTGATGACTATGAGCCTTACACAGTTGCCAGCCTACTGAAGCAATACTTGCGTGAGCTACCTGAGAACGTCCTCACCAAAGAATTAATGCCTAAATTTGAAGAAGCCTGTGGCAAGTCGAGTGAGGCTGAGAGGCTGCAGGAGTGTCTGCGGCTCTTGAAGGAGCTGCCCGATTGCAACTTTTACTTGATTTCATGgctgattgtgcacatggaccatgTCATCGAGAAAGAACTTGAAACTAAGATGAACATACAAAATATTTCAATTGTGCTGAGCCCAACCGTTCAG attagcAACAGAGTCCTGTATGTATTCTTTACACACGTGCAAGAATTGTTTGGTGGAACAGTTATCAAGAAGGTGGTGAAACCTCTTCGATGGTCGAATATGGCCACCATGCCTGCCTTGCCTGATACTCAAGAAACCATTAAAGAGGAAATCAGGCGGCAG GAATTTCTCTTAAACTGTTTGCACCGAGATCTGCAGGCTGGCATAAAAGATCTCTCTAAGGAAGAAAGGCTTTGGGAGGTGCAGAGAATTTTAACTGCGCTTAAAAGGAAGTTACGAGAAGCTAAAAGGCAG GACTGTGAAACCAAGATTGCCCAAGAAATTGCCAGCCTTTCAAAGGAAGATGTTTCCAAAGAAGAAATGACAGAAAATGAAGAAGAGGTCCTCAATATCCTGCTTGCACAG GAAAATGAGATCCTCACAGAGCAAGAAGAGCTGGTGGCAATGGAGCAGTTTTTACGACGACAGATTGCTACAGAGAAAGAGGAAATTGACCGTCTGCGAGCAGAGATCTCTGAGATACAGAG TCGCCAGCAACATGGCCGGAGTGAGACTGAGGAGTATTCATCAGAGAGTGAGAGCGAAAGTGAGGATGAGGAAGAGCTGCAGATTATTCTGGAGGATCTTCAGCGTCAGAATGAAGAGCTAGAG ATTAAGAACAACCATTTGAACCAAGCCATTCACGAAGAGAGAGAAGCGATCATTGAGCTGCGTGTGCAGCTCAGGCTGTTACAGATACAGCGTCTTAAATCCGAGCAGCTGCAAGATGAAGAGGAGCCAGGGAAAGCGGGCAGCAGATCCCAGCTGCAGAGAGATGCCACCTCTGAGACAAAGACCAAGGAGCAAGTGAGACCATCGCCAATTAAAGACTGGAAGGAAACACTGATTTAA